The region CCGTCCCTGGCCGGCGCGTCGATCTGcaccccgacggcctcctccccgatCTCTGCATAATCCCCAACAGGTTAGCGTGTTGAGCAGGAGGGGGGTAGGGGGGCGGGGAGCACGGACCGGTGATGGTGGCCATCTTGGAGCCGGGCTTGGCGTGGACGGAGATGGCGACGGTGGACGGCGGCATCAGGCGGAGGCACCCCGGGAACTCCCCTCCGCCGGCGGCACCggcgctcgccgccgccggcgccggggCCCCCTTGGCCTTGCCGCCTCGCTTCTTCCCTGGAGCCATCTCCTCCGGGTCTCCACTTGGGCCGGGCCCGAGCCGAGTCCATCGGCACAATATATCCCGTGGAGGCCCAGGAGAGGAGACGGCCAGGCTCACCCAGCACGATGACGGCTCAGCTCCAAGCCACGCCGCTCAGAACCCTAGCCTTCTCCCGccgccggcggggcggcggcgcggcggcgcggccgACGGCGGGCTCCG is a window of Triticum dicoccoides isolate Atlit2015 ecotype Zavitan chromosome 2B, WEW_v2.0, whole genome shotgun sequence DNA encoding:
- the LOC119366518 gene encoding UPF0235 protein C15orf40 homolog, whose product is MAPGKKRGGKAKGAPAPAAASAGAAGGGEFPGCLRLMPPSTVAISVHAKPGSKMATITEIGEEAVGVQIDAPARDGEANAALVDFISSVLGVKKREVSIGSGSKSREKVVLVQDATLKGVFEALNKACGP